The following are encoded in a window of Brockia lithotrophica genomic DNA:
- a CDS encoding S1C family serine protease, protein MSWKPVNGGRKSASEVARTGIILFLLVSFSAAAGYGVAWLKANHAHSFSPGDPSGTPGAFPSFDHAAAVTDGTVVSIVGKRKGEAGREEEYYASGVFVAREGGMAFIATNAHVVEGATSLEVRVGGNEGQKVVAEVVGYDPLTDLAVLRVPIRYAQNVAVWGDSDALRKGEWVMARGSALGRYLDTVTHGIVSNPAQPLPVYLGPEDRGPDWELKVIQVDAPMNRGYSGGALINLSGQLVGINASKVIEQGVEGIAFAIPSNVARPVIEDIIAYGYVRRPYIGLVVDNLMNLSEDNFRNLHLPASVYQGVYIKEPPQKPAEDAGLKPFDVIVAVDDTPVTDKLRFRQVLYTKRIGDTVTLTFYRGKVKLTTQVHLLEPPQNWVQKKERM, encoded by the coding sequence GTGTCTTGGAAGCCGGTGAACGGGGGTCGTAAGTCGGCGTCGGAAGTTGCGCGTACGGGCATCATCCTCTTTCTTCTCGTATCTTTTTCCGCGGCCGCGGGGTACGGCGTAGCGTGGCTCAAGGCGAACCATGCCCACTCTTTTTCCCCCGGAGATCCGAGCGGAACGCCCGGGGCTTTCCCTTCGTTTGACCATGCGGCGGCCGTCACCGACGGCACCGTGGTGAGCATTGTCGGAAAGCGAAAGGGGGAGGCAGGCCGAGAGGAGGAGTACTACGCTTCCGGGGTGTTCGTCGCCCGGGAAGGCGGGATGGCCTTCATCGCTACGAACGCCCACGTCGTCGAAGGGGCGACTTCGCTCGAAGTTCGCGTAGGCGGAAACGAGGGGCAGAAGGTGGTCGCTGAGGTCGTCGGCTACGACCCACTCACCGACCTCGCGGTGCTCCGCGTCCCGATTCGCTACGCGCAAAACGTCGCCGTTTGGGGCGATTCCGACGCGCTGCGCAAGGGCGAGTGGGTCATGGCCCGCGGCTCTGCCCTCGGGCGGTACCTGGATACGGTGACGCACGGGATCGTCTCCAATCCCGCGCAGCCGCTTCCGGTGTACCTGGGTCCCGAGGATCGGGGACCGGATTGGGAACTCAAGGTGATCCAGGTGGACGCCCCGATGAACCGAGGGTACTCCGGAGGTGCGCTCATCAACCTGAGCGGGCAGCTCGTGGGAATCAACGCCTCCAAGGTGATCGAACAGGGGGTGGAGGGCATCGCCTTCGCCATCCCGAGCAACGTCGCCCGGCCCGTCATCGAGGACATCATCGCGTACGGGTACGTACGGCGGCCGTACATCGGCCTCGTTGTCGACAACCTCATGAACCTCTCCGAGGACAACTTTCGCAACCTCCACCTCCCGGCGTCCGTATACCAGGGGGTGTACATCAAAGAACCTCCGCAAAAGCCGGCGGAAGATGCCGGACTCAAGCCCTTTGACGTGATCGTCGCCGTGGACGACACGCCCGTCACGGACAAGTTGCGGTTTCGCCAAGTCTTGTACACGAAGCGCATCGGGGACACCGTGACGCTCACCTTCTACCGCGGCAAGGTAAAGCTGACGACACAGGTCCACCTCCTGGAACCCCCGCAAAACTGGGTGCAGAAGAAGGAACGCATGTGA
- the moaC gene encoding cyclic pyranopterin monophosphate synthase MoaC, whose amino-acid sequence MEHELSHIGEHGRARMVDVSAKPETERVAVAVARVQMQAETLQRIREGGIAKGDVLAVAQVAGILAAKRTWELIPMCHPLPITSVDIDFAFFPEERVLEIRAEVKTTAKTGVEMEALTAVQVAALTVYDMVKAVDRTLVLGPAYLLEKRGGKSGDYKRTEPLPRTCV is encoded by the coding sequence ATGGAGCACGAACTGAGCCACATCGGAGAACACGGAAGGGCGCGCATGGTGGACGTCAGCGCGAAGCCGGAAACCGAGCGCGTTGCCGTTGCCGTGGCCCGCGTACAGATGCAGGCAGAAACCTTGCAAAGGATCCGAGAAGGGGGGATCGCCAAAGGGGACGTCCTCGCCGTCGCGCAGGTTGCGGGCATCTTGGCCGCCAAACGCACCTGGGAACTCATTCCCATGTGCCACCCCCTGCCCATCACCTCCGTGGACATCGATTTCGCCTTCTTTCCCGAGGAGCGCGTTCTCGAAATCCGCGCCGAGGTAAAGACGACGGCGAAGACGGGCGTGGAAATGGAAGCGCTTACGGCCGTGCAGGTCGCGGCGCTTACGGTGTATGATATGGTCAAGGCCGTCGACCGGACGCTCGTCCTCGGCCCCGCGTACCTTCTCGAGAAGCGGGGGGGAAAGTCCGGGGACTACAAGAGGACTGAGCCTCTTCCGCGCACGTGCGTCTAG
- a CDS encoding molybdopterin molybdotransferase MoeA has product MPVTERTPIPYEEALARIVAHVPPPKPVEVPLAEAAGRVFLDTLVADFSLPPFRRAGADGFALRSRDVEKASPDRPVRLRIVAELAAGRTYDAPLGAGEAVRLMTGTAFPEGADTLLRLEDGEVEGDTLVVRRPLPPGRDVFEAGEDIRQGEVLLRPGDFLTPGAISVLATFGRTRVRVGRRPRIGILVTGDELLAPDEPLVLGKIRESNSFMLGAQVAMLGMGAHVYGVVPDERELLYARVRSALEEVDVLITTGGVAVGDYDLIPETFRRVGGEILFDRLAFRPGQLTTVAHVDGRMLFGLSGNPGAAFVGFYIFVRPYVLAYMGLSPERALHPRVPAVLEEAIPGRRRLPVYARGCYRWEGGRIVARTLGPDSSSYLSTLVRANALLYLPAGEDLPAGTEVETVLLDVAPH; this is encoded by the coding sequence TTGCCCGTTACCGAACGTACGCCGATTCCCTACGAAGAAGCCCTCGCGAGGATCGTGGCCCACGTTCCTCCGCCAAAACCCGTAGAGGTACCGCTGGCGGAGGCGGCGGGCCGCGTGTTCCTCGATACCCTTGTGGCGGACTTTTCCCTTCCGCCGTTTCGCCGTGCCGGCGCCGATGGGTTTGCCCTCCGGAGCCGAGACGTCGAAAAGGCTTCTCCGGATCGTCCCGTTCGCCTGCGCATCGTGGCAGAACTCGCCGCGGGAAGGACGTACGATGCCCCGCTCGGTGCGGGAGAAGCCGTGCGCCTCATGACCGGCACGGCCTTTCCCGAAGGCGCCGACACCCTCCTGCGCCTCGAGGACGGAGAGGTCGAAGGCGACACGCTCGTCGTCCGCCGCCCGCTTCCCCCGGGACGCGATGTGTTTGAGGCGGGGGAGGACATCCGTCAAGGAGAAGTCCTCCTCCGTCCCGGCGATTTCCTCACTCCGGGGGCGATTTCCGTTCTTGCGACGTTCGGCCGAACGCGCGTGCGTGTAGGGCGCCGCCCCCGCATTGGAATTCTCGTCACGGGCGACGAACTTCTCGCCCCCGACGAACCGCTCGTCCTGGGCAAGATCCGCGAGTCCAACTCCTTCATGCTCGGGGCCCAAGTCGCTATGTTGGGTATGGGCGCCCACGTCTACGGTGTCGTTCCCGACGAACGGGAGCTCCTCTACGCCCGCGTCCGCTCGGCCCTCGAGGAAGTCGACGTGCTCATTACGACGGGGGGCGTTGCCGTCGGGGACTACGACTTGATCCCCGAGACGTTTCGGCGCGTGGGCGGAGAAATCCTCTTCGACCGCCTCGCCTTTCGTCCGGGACAACTCACGACGGTCGCGCACGTCGACGGGCGCATGCTCTTTGGGCTTTCGGGCAATCCCGGGGCCGCCTTCGTCGGTTTTTACATCTTCGTCCGCCCTTACGTCCTCGCGTATATGGGCCTTTCTCCGGAACGCGCCCTCCATCCCCGCGTTCCCGCCGTACTCGAGGAGGCGATCCCCGGACGCAGGCGCCTTCCCGTGTACGCCCGCGGGTGCTACCGCTGGGAGGGCGGTCGCATCGTAGCGCGAACGCTCGGGCCCGATTCCTCTTCGTACCTCTCCACCCTCGTTCGCGCCAACGCCCTTCTCTACCTGCCCGCGGGGGAAGACCTTCCCGCAGGGACGGAGGTGGAAACCGTCCTCCTCGACGTGGCGCCGCACTAA
- a CDS encoding molybdenum cofactor biosynthesis protein MoaE encodes MERRETGGDGELPLWREVEWGRFGLVREPIDPGPLLEFVTRPEMGAVVLFLGVGREWTEGKRTLSLSYEAYESMALKTLEEIGQEVRARWPEVRVAVVHRLGPIAISEASVAIATASPHRAEAYAANRYVIDRVKEITPIWKKEHREDGEAWILGHTPDVSPKGR; translated from the coding sequence ATGGAACGCCGGGAAACGGGAGGGGATGGGGAACTCCCCCTCTGGCGGGAGGTGGAATGGGGGCGCTTCGGGCTCGTTCGGGAGCCGATCGACCCCGGACCGCTCCTCGAATTCGTGACCCGTCCGGAGATGGGGGCGGTAGTCCTCTTTTTGGGCGTCGGCCGGGAATGGACGGAAGGGAAGCGCACGTTATCCCTCTCCTACGAGGCGTACGAGTCTATGGCGCTCAAGACCCTCGAGGAAATTGGCCAAGAGGTGCGCGCGCGTTGGCCGGAGGTACGGGTGGCCGTCGTCCATCGCCTCGGCCCGATCGCGATTTCCGAAGCCTCCGTCGCGATCGCCACGGCCTCACCCCACCGCGCGGAGGCGTATGCGGCCAACCGCTACGTGATCGACCGGGTGAAGGAAATCACGCCGATTTGGAAGAAGGAACACCGGGAGGACGGGGAGGCTTGGATTTTGGGGCACACTCCGGACGTGTCCCCAAAGGGCAGGTGA
- the tatC gene encoding twin-arginine translocase subunit TatC, protein MFRKREDPYGPEKRMTLTEHLGELRQRLIRILFFFLFSALLGIFLSSKILPLLNPVGIQWYAFAPSDAIVLYLKVGIYFALFVTIPYALWEIYLFVRPGLTEEEARIAVRYIPLTVLAFLVGILFTYAILFPVLFDVLTWFNNLLDLPLLLSANAYISFFFRLALPVSLIFEVPVIVLFLGQIGVFDHASLVRLRPYVYFAGALLVVFGFRGDLLSSFFALLPFLFLYELSVFVAWVAEKLHLYRGKTPPPAAGGGAAPEAMGESVGQERGGGPVGNTPSASSTTEVVSDPTPRL, encoded by the coding sequence GTGTTTCGCAAACGCGAGGATCCCTACGGGCCGGAAAAGCGGATGACCCTCACGGAGCACTTGGGTGAGCTCAGGCAACGGCTCATCCGCATCCTCTTTTTCTTTCTCTTTTCCGCGCTTCTCGGGATTTTTCTCTCCAGCAAGATTCTCCCGCTTCTAAACCCCGTGGGGATTCAATGGTACGCCTTTGCCCCTTCGGACGCGATCGTCCTCTACCTCAAGGTGGGGATTTACTTCGCCCTGTTCGTGACCATTCCGTACGCCCTTTGGGAAATCTACCTCTTCGTCCGCCCGGGGCTCACGGAGGAAGAAGCGAGGATCGCCGTCCGCTACATCCCCCTCACGGTCCTCGCGTTCCTCGTGGGGATCCTCTTCACCTATGCGATCCTCTTTCCCGTCCTCTTTGACGTGCTCACCTGGTTCAACAACCTCCTCGATTTGCCCCTCCTCTTGAGCGCCAACGCGTACATCAGCTTCTTCTTCCGGCTCGCCTTACCGGTGTCGCTCATCTTCGAAGTTCCCGTAATTGTCCTCTTCCTCGGGCAGATCGGCGTCTTCGACCACGCCTCCCTCGTACGCCTCCGGCCTTACGTGTACTTTGCCGGGGCTCTCCTCGTCGTCTTCGGCTTCCGCGGCGATCTCCTGTCCAGCTTCTTTGCCCTCCTTCCGTTTCTCTTCCTCTACGAGTTGAGCGTCTTCGTCGCCTGGGTCGCCGAAAAGCTCCACCTGTACCGGGGAAAGACTCCTCCTCCTGCGGCGGGTGGGGGAGCGGCGCCCGAGGCGATGGGAGAAAGCGTCGGGCAGGAAAGGGGAGGGGGACCGGTCGGGAATACGCCTTCCGCTTCCTCGACTACGGAAGTCGTCTCTGATCCTACTCCTCGCCTGTGA
- a CDS encoding MoaD/ThiS family protein yields the protein MSASSVRVRLFSAVAERVGAREVEVPYREGITVGEIRSALAERYPEARDLWEVSAFAVDEAYASDEDPVSPGSLVAVIPPVSGG from the coding sequence GTGTCCGCTTCTTCGGTCCGCGTTCGCCTCTTTTCCGCCGTCGCGGAGCGCGTCGGCGCACGCGAGGTCGAAGTTCCCTACCGGGAAGGAATCACCGTAGGCGAAATCCGCTCCGCCCTCGCCGAGCGGTATCCCGAAGCTCGGGACCTTTGGGAGGTTTCCGCGTTTGCCGTAGACGAAGCCTACGCTTCGGACGAAGATCCGGTTTCTCCGGGGTCGCTCGTGGCCGTAATTCCGCCGGTGAGCGGGGGTTGA
- the fdhD gene encoding formate dehydrogenase accessory sulfurtransferase FdhD — protein MKGMPEEYTLELVVEGVAAGSFQITPEDLEDWLAGFLYANRMIETAEDIRDVEFVRRGFVLEARVALRDPLRARRAWERAGQELARFIGIGDGCESLRSALRASEIYPVRGAWRGTIAEIKDYMTAMVRSMEKYKATGGVHGAAIVTQGGELILREDVGRHNAVDKVIGYALRHGIPGEEILLLGTGRLTLQMILKAARYGIGVAASRSAATHQAVLLAGELGMDVLGYVRGGNAILYTSGGRLEGDKVGSELASSL, from the coding sequence ATGAAGGGCATGCCCGAGGAGTACACGCTGGAGCTCGTCGTAGAGGGGGTCGCCGCGGGGTCGTTTCAAATTACGCCGGAGGATCTCGAGGATTGGCTTGCCGGCTTTTTGTACGCCAACCGGATGATCGAAACGGCTGAGGACATTCGGGACGTGGAATTCGTGCGCCGCGGGTTCGTCCTCGAAGCCCGCGTGGCGCTTCGCGACCCGCTTCGTGCGCGGCGCGCCTGGGAGCGGGCGGGGCAAGAGCTCGCCCGGTTCATCGGCATCGGGGACGGGTGCGAAAGCTTGCGCTCGGCTTTGCGGGCATCGGAGATCTACCCCGTGCGCGGTGCCTGGCGCGGTACGATCGCCGAGATCAAGGACTACATGACGGCGATGGTGCGTTCCATGGAAAAGTACAAGGCCACGGGTGGGGTCCACGGGGCGGCCATCGTCACCCAGGGAGGGGAACTCATCCTTCGGGAAGACGTGGGACGACACAACGCGGTGGACAAGGTGATCGGCTACGCCCTGCGGCACGGGATTCCTGGGGAGGAAATTCTCCTCCTCGGAACGGGGAGGCTCACGCTTCAGATGATCCTCAAGGCGGCTCGCTATGGCATCGGGGTCGCGGCTTCGCGCAGTGCGGCGACGCATCAGGCGGTCCTCCTCGCAGGAGAACTCGGGATGGACGTCCTCGGCTACGTCCGCGGCGGCAACGCGATCCTCTACACCTCGGGCGGCCGGCTCGAGGGGGACAAGGTGGGAAGCGAGCTCGCCAGCTCACTCTAA
- the fdnG gene encoding formate dehydrogenase-N subunit alpha — translation MAVITRREFLKRAGFAVTAASIFGLSGAQKAFARTAKIQLDIKKGKTYPTVCPYCSVGCGMLATSVDGKIVHIEGNPDSPINRGALCSKGSAALQLVNNPARNTKVLYRRPGGTEWEEKPYDWALDRVAQLIKETRDRTFVEKDKDGNLIMATPAIAHLGGSTNENEWLYLHIKLLRALGLVNVDDNARLCHASTVPALAASFGRGAMTLAVQDLYNSDVVVIMGSNMAENHPVGFRWVLKAKEERGAKLIVVDPRFTRTASAADKYVPIRPGTDIVFLGALVNYILQNDLYFKEYVVNYTNAPFLVNENFKDTEDLEGLFVGYDPEKGAYNQKLWDFEREELVPSSQEPKTLTERVAQKLRVGRPKRDDTLQHPRTVFQILKRHYSRYTPEMVEKICGVSKEDFLYVAKTLAEVGRPDKTAAFVYSMGWTQHTVGAQIIRTSTILLGLLGSIGRPGGGIAAMRGHSNVQGASDFPLLANYLMGYIAFPQKGANSLEEYLLKVTKPTGWWANTPKYVVSLLKAWFGEHATAENDFGFNSLPRAFGDHTIFGILDQMRQGIVEGLIQMGQNIATSGQHASFIRTDALPKLKWMVIVDPFLTESATFWKDAPEVKEGKLKPEEIQTEIFVFPAAAFAEKSGSITNTGRTAQWREKAGRSPGDARGDLYFTYELGKRLKKLYANSTNPRDWAIQHLTWDYEGSDPNEGPDILKILKEINGYNVADGSHVKSFLELKDDGSTACGNWIYAGIYPDPKTNRAASRDPQGRYALNWGFTWPANRHILYNRASADPNGRPWAENKKLIWWDEAQKKWVGDDVPDFPAAKAPTAEAKPDGIGLDAHSGRDPFIMMADGRLGIFAPLADGPLPTHYEPVETPVGNLLYPKYPHNPVTVYYKKIPRNVLHGVANEKYPYIISTYRLTEHWHGGAMSRNLPWLSELMPELFAEISPELAKTIGVKSGDWVEITTERGRVRARVLVTRRIRPYVVDGRVYQVVGLPIHWGYAGAVVKGDITNNLTAIVGEPNSRIHESKVFTCNIRKVEG, via the coding sequence ATGGCCGTCATCACGCGGCGCGAATTTTTGAAGCGTGCGGGATTTGCCGTGACCGCCGCATCGATCTTTGGCCTTTCGGGAGCGCAGAAGGCCTTTGCCCGAACGGCGAAGATCCAGCTCGACATCAAGAAGGGCAAGACGTACCCGACGGTGTGCCCCTACTGCTCCGTAGGATGCGGAATGCTCGCCACGTCCGTGGACGGGAAGATCGTCCACATCGAGGGCAACCCCGACAGCCCGATCAACCGCGGCGCCCTGTGTTCGAAAGGGTCGGCCGCCCTCCAGCTCGTGAACAACCCCGCGCGCAATACGAAGGTTCTCTACCGCCGCCCCGGGGGGACGGAGTGGGAAGAGAAGCCGTACGATTGGGCCCTCGACCGCGTCGCCCAGCTCATCAAGGAAACGCGCGACCGCACGTTCGTCGAGAAGGACAAGGACGGAAACCTCATCATGGCCACGCCGGCCATCGCCCACCTCGGCGGTTCGACGAACGAAAACGAGTGGCTCTACCTTCACATCAAGCTCCTGCGCGCCCTCGGACTCGTAAACGTCGACGACAACGCCCGCCTCTGCCACGCCTCCACCGTTCCCGCCCTCGCGGCTTCCTTTGGACGCGGGGCGATGACCCTCGCCGTGCAGGACCTCTACAACAGCGACGTAGTCGTCATCATGGGGTCGAACATGGCAGAGAACCACCCCGTGGGCTTCCGCTGGGTGCTCAAGGCCAAGGAGGAGCGCGGGGCTAAGCTCATCGTCGTCGACCCGCGCTTTACGCGCACCGCTTCCGCGGCGGACAAGTATGTGCCCATCCGGCCGGGGACAGACATCGTCTTCCTCGGGGCGCTCGTGAACTACATCTTGCAAAACGACCTGTACTTCAAGGAATACGTCGTGAACTACACGAACGCCCCCTTCCTCGTGAACGAGAACTTTAAGGATACGGAAGACCTGGAAGGGCTTTTCGTCGGCTACGATCCGGAGAAGGGCGCCTACAACCAGAAGCTCTGGGACTTCGAGCGCGAGGAGCTCGTGCCCTCCTCTCAAGAGCCCAAGACGCTCACGGAGCGCGTCGCGCAAAAGCTCCGCGTCGGGCGGCCGAAGCGTGACGATACCTTACAGCATCCGCGCACGGTCTTCCAGATCTTGAAGCGCCACTACAGCCGCTACACGCCAGAAATGGTGGAAAAGATCTGCGGAGTATCCAAAGAGGATTTCCTCTACGTCGCCAAGACGCTCGCGGAGGTAGGTCGGCCGGACAAGACGGCGGCATTCGTCTACTCCATGGGCTGGACGCAGCACACGGTAGGCGCGCAGATCATCCGGACCTCGACGATCCTCCTCGGACTCTTGGGGAGCATCGGGCGCCCCGGCGGGGGGATTGCCGCGATGCGCGGGCACTCCAACGTACAGGGCGCCTCGGATTTCCCACTTCTCGCCAACTACCTCATGGGGTACATCGCCTTCCCGCAGAAGGGTGCCAACAGCCTCGAGGAGTACCTCCTCAAGGTGACGAAGCCCACGGGGTGGTGGGCGAACACGCCGAAGTACGTCGTGAGCCTTCTGAAGGCGTGGTTCGGCGAACACGCGACGGCCGAAAACGACTTCGGCTTCAACTCGCTCCCGCGGGCCTTCGGAGACCACACGATCTTCGGGATCCTCGACCAGATGCGCCAGGGGATCGTCGAGGGTCTCATCCAGATGGGGCAAAACATCGCCACGAGCGGGCAGCACGCCTCGTTCATTCGCACGGACGCCCTGCCTAAGCTCAAGTGGATGGTGATCGTCGACCCGTTCCTCACGGAGTCGGCGACCTTCTGGAAGGACGCGCCAGAGGTCAAAGAAGGGAAGCTCAAGCCCGAAGAAATCCAGACGGAGATCTTCGTCTTCCCTGCGGCCGCCTTCGCCGAAAAGTCCGGGAGCATCACGAACACTGGGCGCACGGCGCAGTGGCGAGAAAAGGCCGGCAGGTCGCCGGGAGACGCCCGCGGCGATCTGTACTTCACGTACGAACTCGGGAAGCGGCTCAAGAAGCTCTACGCGAACAGCACGAACCCGCGCGATTGGGCGATCCAGCACCTCACGTGGGACTACGAGGGGAGCGACCCGAACGAAGGGCCGGACATCCTCAAAATTCTCAAGGAGATCAACGGCTACAACGTGGCCGACGGCTCCCACGTGAAGAGTTTCCTCGAGCTCAAGGACGACGGCTCCACGGCGTGCGGGAACTGGATCTACGCGGGGATCTACCCCGACCCCAAGACGAACCGCGCCGCCTCCCGCGATCCCCAGGGGCGCTACGCCTTGAACTGGGGCTTTACATGGCCGGCAAACCGCCACATCCTCTACAACCGCGCCTCCGCCGACCCGAACGGGCGTCCGTGGGCGGAAAACAAGAAGCTCATCTGGTGGGACGAGGCGCAAAAGAAGTGGGTCGGAGACGACGTTCCGGACTTCCCGGCGGCCAAGGCGCCCACCGCCGAGGCGAAGCCCGACGGGATCGGCCTCGACGCCCATTCCGGACGCGATCCATTCATCATGATGGCCGACGGACGTTTGGGGATCTTTGCCCCGCTTGCCGACGGACCGCTTCCGACGCACTACGAACCCGTGGAGACGCCCGTGGGGAACCTCCTGTATCCCAAGTACCCGCACAACCCCGTGACCGTCTACTACAAAAAGATCCCGCGGAACGTCCTCCACGGCGTGGCGAACGAGAAGTACCCGTACATCATCTCGACGTACCGCCTCACGGAACACTGGCACGGAGGCGCCATGTCACGCAACCTCCCGTGGCTTTCGGAGCTCATGCCCGAGCTCTTCGCGGAGATTTCGCCGGAACTCGCCAAGACAATCGGGGTGAAGAGCGGCGACTGGGTGGAGATCACCACCGAACGCGGCCGCGTGCGCGCCCGTGTCCTCGTCACGCGGCGCATCCGCCCCTACGTCGTCGACGGCCGAGTCTACCAGGTCGTGGGGCTTCCGATCCACTGGGGGTACGCCGGAGCGGTGGTGAAGGGCGACATCACGAACAACCTGACGGCAATCGTCGGCGAGCCGAACTCGCGCATCCACGAATCCAAGGTCTTCACGTGCAACATCCGCAAGGTCGAAGGCTAA
- a CDS encoding 4Fe-4S dicluster domain-containing protein: MGAKGMLIDTSLCIGCKACQVACKEWNDLPMEEHIGFSGDSYDNTLRLTATTWRHVKFIEQFDENHNGRWLFLSDSCKHCTDAACMNVCPTGAIVRTEFGSVYVQEDVCIGCGSCERACPFGVIHVDAKKHVAQKCTLCYDRLQHGMQPACAQACPTDAIQFGDVDELRKHARERVAQLQARGEDKARVYGEDIAGGLNVFYILLDEPKVYGLPEEVSVPNRENELPVLGVVGAVAAGLVGLAALADARTDAPTIKEESE, encoded by the coding sequence TTGGGAGCTAAGGGGATGCTCATCGATACGTCGTTGTGCATCGGATGTAAAGCGTGTCAGGTGGCCTGTAAGGAGTGGAACGACCTCCCCATGGAAGAGCACATCGGCTTTTCCGGGGACAGCTACGACAACACGCTCCGCCTTACGGCGACCACCTGGCGCCACGTGAAGTTCATCGAGCAGTTCGACGAAAACCACAACGGACGCTGGCTCTTCCTTTCCGATTCCTGCAAGCACTGTACGGACGCCGCGTGTATGAATGTCTGCCCGACCGGCGCCATCGTGCGCACGGAGTTCGGATCGGTGTACGTGCAGGAGGACGTGTGCATCGGCTGCGGTTCGTGCGAGCGGGCCTGCCCCTTTGGCGTGATTCACGTAGACGCCAAAAAGCACGTGGCGCAAAAGTGCACGCTCTGCTACGACCGACTGCAACACGGGATGCAGCCGGCGTGCGCCCAAGCCTGTCCAACGGACGCGATCCAGTTCGGCGACGTGGACGAGCTCCGGAAGCACGCCCGCGAACGCGTGGCCCAGCTTCAGGCGCGCGGCGAGGACAAGGCGCGCGTGTACGGCGAGGACATCGCCGGCGGGCTGAACGTCTTCTACATCCTGTTGGACGAGCCCAAGGTGTACGGCCTGCCGGAAGAGGTTTCCGTGCCGAACCGCGAAAACGAACTTCCCGTCCTCGGCGTCGTCGGTGCCGTGGCGGCGGGACTCGTCGGCCTCGCCGCCCTCGCGGACGCGCGGACGGATGCGCCGACGATTAAGGAAGAAAGCGAGTGA
- a CDS encoding cytochrome b/b6 domain-containing protein, with protein sequence MAETRRWILKHRLPSQTMHFLLLLSWFTLAVTGFGVKFGWVSGPTAVSFIQWHVYAGALLTFASLGYVLFAWRSFTALVREMFTWDRDTWLWWTNLGGYPQKILRLGKPKEYPQTKYNAGQKFFGVVVLLAIPTVIVTGWQMYFFPGALPHVWNKIFFDVHVWFTLFVTLFVLVVHIPLALYLFDDFKGMFRFGAGYVPLEFAEEHSPKWVKQVLAREEVPHTRGTGGKVAGEA encoded by the coding sequence ATGGCCGAGACGCGGCGGTGGATTCTCAAGCATCGCCTGCCGAGTCAGACGATGCACTTTCTCCTCCTTCTCTCTTGGTTTACGCTTGCGGTAACGGGGTTTGGGGTAAAATTCGGGTGGGTGAGCGGACCTACGGCGGTGTCCTTCATCCAGTGGCACGTATACGCCGGGGCGCTTCTCACCTTTGCGTCTCTCGGGTACGTTCTCTTTGCCTGGCGGAGCTTTACCGCCCTCGTGCGCGAGATGTTCACCTGGGATCGCGATACGTGGCTGTGGTGGACGAACCTGGGCGGGTACCCGCAGAAGATCCTCCGCCTTGGGAAGCCCAAAGAATACCCGCAGACGAAGTACAACGCAGGCCAAAAGTTCTTCGGGGTCGTCGTTCTTTTGGCCATTCCCACCGTGATCGTTACGGGGTGGCAGATGTACTTCTTCCCCGGCGCGTTGCCGCACGTGTGGAATAAGATCTTCTTCGACGTACACGTGTGGTTTACCCTCTTCGTGACGCTCTTCGTGCTCGTAGTCCACATTCCCCTGGCTCTCTACCTCTTCGACGACTTCAAGGGGATGTTCCGGTTCGGAGCAGGGTACGTTCCTTTGGAGTTTGCCGAGGAGCACAGTCCGAAGTGGGTGAAGCAGGTGCTCGCCCGAGAAGAAGTCCCGCATACCCGGGGAACCGGCGGGAAGGTCGCAGGAGAGGCGTAA